From the Mesorhizobium koreense genome, the window GCTTTGGTAATTTTTGCCAAGCTTTTCGGCCGATTGCGAACGAAAAGGTATTTCACGGTCTGTTTTCCCTAATCTTCCGTCGAAATATCTGTTGGGAAATGCCCCCTACGGGAGATGCCCTATCGAAAGCTCATTGGCCGGCAAGCGACGCGCGGTTGGCATTAACGCGCCACGCGGTATAGAGTTCAATCATAGCGGGCTTTGCCCAAGCGAGGTAGTCATGGCTTCTTCGGTTCCCTTCGACCAGTTGGACGGTTTCATCTGGATGAACGGCGTGTTCGTGCCGTGGAAGGACGCCAAGATTCACGTGCTCACCCACGGGCTTCACTATGCCAGCGCGGTGTTCGAGGGCGAGCGCGCCTATGGCGGCGAGATCTTTAAGCTGGACGAGCATACGGAGCGGCTGCATGAATCGGCCCGCATCCTCGGCTTCAAGATCCCCTACAGCGTCGCGGAGATCGAGGATGCCTGCCGCGAACTGCTGAAGAAGCAGGGTTTCCTCGATGCCTATGTGCGGCCGATCGCCTGGCGCGGCAGCGAGATGATGGGGGTTTCGGCGCAGAACAACCGCATCAATTGCGCGATCGCCATCTGGCAGTGGCCGAGCTATTTCGATCCGGCGCAGAAGCTGAAGGGCATCCGGCTCGATATCGCGCAGTACCGCCGGCCCGATCCGCGGACGGCGCCGTCGAAATCGAAGGCGGCCGGGCTCTACATGATCTGCACGCTCTCCAAGCATGCGGCGGAGGACAAGGGCTACGCCGACGCGTTGATGCTCGACTGGCGCGGCCAGGTGGCCGAGGCGACCGGCGCCAACATCTTCTTCGTCAAGGACGGCGTACTGCATACGCCGACGCCGGACTGCTTCCTCGACGGCATCACGCGCCGCACCATCATCGGCCTGGCGAAGCGACGGGGCTACGAGGTCGTAGAGCGGGCGATCAAGCCGGAAGAGATGGAGGGCTTCGAGCAGTGCTTCCTGTCGGGCACGGCGGCGGAGGTGACGCCGGTCTCCGAGATCGGGCCGTATCGGTTCGAGGTGGGCGAGATCGCGAAAACGCTGATGAACGACTATTCGGCCGAAGTTCAGCCCAAGCACGCGGCGGCCGCCGAGTAGAATTCAGCCGGTTTCATACGGCTCGGGCGGGCGGCAAGACACTGTCCGCCCGTTTTATTTGCTTGTTTTCCGCATTTGACTTTCCCGATATTCGGCGTCTCATAGACGCGCCGACTCACTTTTTGTCGGCTCTCACGAGGAGGGAATGCGCATGAACAGTGTCATCATGCAACTTGTCGTTCAGGTCATCACCGGCATCATCGGCGGCCAGGCGGTCGGCGCCGCGGTCAAGTCCGCGGCCATGACGCAACTGCCGAAGATCCTGAGCGGTGCGATCGGCGGGGTTGCCGGCGGTCAGATCCTGACCAATCTGCTCAGCAACCCGGCAGCCGCGAGCGCGATGAGCGGGACGCTGGGCGATGCCGTGGGCGGTGTTGTCGGCGGCGGCGTGCTAACGGCAATCGTCGGCGCCATCATGAAATCCATGAACAAGGCGTAACAAGGCCTTTTCCGGTCGGGCGGCCCTGCTCCGAGGAGAGGGGCCGCCCGATTGCTGTGCGTGGTTCGAGGCTCGCTTCGCTCGCACCTCACCATGAGGACCGTTGAGGCTTGGCACCACCTTGGCCGCGGTCCCGTACCTGGCACAAGCTGCCCTCATCCTGAGGTGCGAGCGAAGCGAGCCTCGAAGGACGCACGACAAGTCGGGTCGTTGGAGTCATTGCATTTATGGGTCAGTTGAACGCCGCCATCATCACCGTCACGCCGTTCCAGCAGAACTGCGCGATCCTGTTCGATGCGGAGACGAAGCACGGCGTCGTCGTCGATCCGGGTGGCGAGGTCGATCGCATCCGCAAATTCATCAAAGATAACGGCCTTGTCGTCGAGGCGATCTGGATCACGCATGGCCATATTGACCATGCCGGCGGCGCGATGGATCTGAAGGAGGCGCTCGGCGTCGACATCATCGGGCCGCACGAGGCGGACGCGCCGATGCTGGCCAGGCTGGAAGCGCAGGCGGCGCGCTACGGCACCACCGACGGGGTGCGCAACTGCGCGCCGGATCGCTTTTTGACCGAAGGGGAGGTTGTTTCCTTCGGCGACCATTCCTTCGAGGTGCTGCATTGCCCCGGCCATGCGCCGGGTCATGTCGTCTTCTACGACAAAGCGGCGAAATTCGCCCATGTCGGCGACGTGCTCTTCCAGGGCTCCGTCGGCCGCACCGACCTGCCGGGCGGCGACCACGCCGCGCTGATGCGCTCGATCAAGGAAAAGCTTCTGCCGCTCGGCGACGATATCGGCTTTCTCTGCGGCCACGGGCCGGGCAGTCGCTTCGGCGTGGAGCGGCGCACCAATCCGTTTCTGGTGTAATCCTAGAGAACCGGCATGGTTGCGATCCTAGAGACGAAGAGGCTTCGTCTGGAGACTTGGGGCGATGAAGGCGTAAGCGAACTGATGGAACTCCACGGCACCCATGAAGTCGTTCGGTTCCTCGACGCTACAGGTCAGTTTTATGGTAGCCAGAAAGCCGAGAAGCGGCTTCAAAAATGGGCACAAGAATACCGCAAGTACGGCTTGGGTAAACAACGGTTGGTAAAAAGGACCGATGGATTGTTTGTGGGACGCGCCGGCTACTCCTTATTCGAAACAGGCGTTCCTGAGATTGGCTATTCTTTGCTGCCTCAATATTGGGGGAACGGATATGCTACCGAAATTGCAAGTGGATTACGAGATTGGCTGGCTGCGACCAAACGGTGGACAGGTTTTATCGGCTTCGCTCATCTAGAAAATATTGCATCTCGTCGGGTCTTGGAAAAAATCGGAATGCGGCCAACGCATAAGGCGATCGTCTCTGAGCTTCCAATGCAATTTTACGCACTAGATTTCGTCAATGGGCTTTGGTGAGCATACCAATTCTCCTCCGCGCGAGAATTTCGCGCAGATGAATGTATGTCTTCCACTCATGCCGCGCGCTCTTGCGAGCGCACGAACGTGCTGTTTACCCGACGGACAGGTTGACGGCCTTCGGGCCTTTTCCGCGCTGGTCCGGCTCGGTATCGAACGTCACCTTCTGTCCGTCATCCAGCCCCGACAGGCCCGATGCCTGCACGGCGGAGATGTGGACGAATACGTCCTTGTTGCCGTCATCCGGCGTGATGAAGCCGAAACCTTTGGCATGATTAAAAAATTTGACGGTACCGGATTGCGGCATGGAAAGCTCCTTTTCTCCCATCAGATTGCTTTCCGACCGGGCGTAGGACGCCAGGTCGCGTCGGTCCTTTACTGGAGGAGAAGAAACAGATAGGCCGCGCCGGGATCTTGCCGAAACCTTCTCGTTTCGCGGTCCAGCCGGGCCATCTTCCATGAGAGCCCATGCCATGCCATTCCAGTCTCCGGGCCGGCAAATGCCCGAACATCAAACTTGTCCCCTATTTTCGTCCAGGGGACAATGAAAA encodes:
- a CDS encoding branched-chain amino acid aminotransferase, with translation MASSVPFDQLDGFIWMNGVFVPWKDAKIHVLTHGLHYASAVFEGERAYGGEIFKLDEHTERLHESARILGFKIPYSVAEIEDACRELLKKQGFLDAYVRPIAWRGSEMMGVSAQNNRINCAIAIWQWPSYFDPAQKLKGIRLDIAQYRRPDPRTAPSKSKAAGLYMICTLSKHAAEDKGYADALMLDWRGQVAEATGANIFFVKDGVLHTPTPDCFLDGITRRTIIGLAKRRGYEVVERAIKPEEMEGFEQCFLSGTAAEVTPVSEIGPYRFEVGEIAKTLMNDYSAEVQPKHAAAAE
- a CDS encoding MBL fold metallo-hydrolase; translated protein: MGQLNAAIITVTPFQQNCAILFDAETKHGVVVDPGGEVDRIRKFIKDNGLVVEAIWITHGHIDHAGGAMDLKEALGVDIIGPHEADAPMLARLEAQAARYGTTDGVRNCAPDRFLTEGEVVSFGDHSFEVLHCPGHAPGHVVFYDKAAKFAHVGDVLFQGSVGRTDLPGGDHAALMRSIKEKLLPLGDDIGFLCGHGPGSRFGVERRTNPFLV
- a CDS encoding GNAT family N-acetyltransferase; translation: MVAILETKRLRLETWGDEGVSELMELHGTHEVVRFLDATGQFYGSQKAEKRLQKWAQEYRKYGLGKQRLVKRTDGLFVGRAGYSLFETGVPEIGYSLLPQYWGNGYATEIASGLRDWLAATKRWTGFIGFAHLENIASRRVLEKIGMRPTHKAIVSELPMQFYALDFVNGLW
- a CDS encoding cold-shock protein, producing the protein MPQSGTVKFFNHAKGFGFITPDDGNKDVFVHISAVQASGLSGLDDGQKVTFDTEPDQRGKGPKAVNLSVG